Below is a genomic region from Xylophilus sp. GW821-FHT01B05.
AGTCTCGATGCCAAGGGGCGGCTGTCCGTCCCTACGCGGCATCGCGACGTCCTGAGCGCGACGGCGGCAGGCCAGCTCACGATCACCAAGCATCCGCACGGCTGCCTGATGGTGTTTCCCCGCCCGGAATGGGAGAAGTTCCGGGAACGCATCGCCCAACTGCCCATGTCCGCCCAGTGGTGGAAGCGCATCTTTCTTGGCAACGCGATGGACGTGGACATGGACGGCACCGGCCGCGTGCTGGTTTCGCCCGAGCTGCGTACTGCCGCCGGTATCCAGAAGGACGCGATCCTGCTGGGCATGGGCAACCATTTCGAACTCTGGGACAAAGCCACCTACGACGCGCAAGAGGCCGAAGCAATGCAAGGCCAGATGCCCGAGGTTTTTCAGGATTTCTCCTTCTAAGGCATACGTGGAGAACTTGAATCACACCACCGTCCTGCTGAGCGAGGCGGTCGACGCGCTTGTCGTCGACGCCGCAGGCTGCTACGTCGACGCCACTTTTGGCCGCGGCGGGCATTCGCGCCGCATTCTTTCGCAACTGGCGCCCGAGGGGCAGTTGATCGCATTCGACAAAGACCCTGATGCGATTGCCGAGGCTGGCCGCATCGACGATGCGCGGTTTTCCATCCGGCACCGCGGTTTTCGCCATCTGGGGGAATTGGCGCCGGCCAGCGTCGCCGGTGTCCTGTTGGACATCGGCGTCAGCTCTCCCCAGATCGATAACCCCGCACGGGGTTTTTCTTTTCGTTTCGACGGCCCACTCGACATGCGCATGGACCCCACGCGCGGCGAGAGCGTGGCCGAATGGCTGGCCACCGCCGAGGTGCAGCAGATAGCGGAGGTGATACGTGACTATGGCGAAGAACGGTTTGCTGGCCCCATTGCAAAGGCGATTGTTGCTCGCCGACAGGAACGGGGCCCAGTTTCAACCACCACCGAGCTGGCCGAGCTCGTGGCTGGCACGGTCAAAACCCGCGAGCCGGGCCAGAACCCTGCAACGCGCACATTTCAGGCTCTTCGGATTTTCATCAATGCCGAGCTTGAAGAGCTGCAACAGGCGCTAGAAGCCAGCCTGACGGTGCTGCGCCCGGGCGGGCGGCTGGTGGTGATCAGCTTTCACTCGCTCGAAGACCGCATCGTCAAGACCTTCATCGCCAAGCATTCCAAGGACGTCTACGACCGCCGCGCGCCCTTTGCTGCGCCCCAGCCCATGCGCCTGCGCGCCCTGGACCGCATCAAGCCGAGCGCGGCTGAAGTCGCGGCCAATCCGCGCTCGCGCAGCGCCATCCTGCGCGTGGCCGAACGTACCGAGGTGCCTGCATGAGCGTCAGGCCCCTCCCCAAGCAAGCTTGCGCCGTAGTGCGCAGCGAGGGAGGGGTGCGTCCATGACCCGGCTGTCGGTCATGCTGCTGATGGGCGTGCTGGCCAGCGCGTTGTACCTGGTACACGTGCAGTACGAGTCGCGCCGCCTGTTCACCGAGCTGGAGCGTGCGCGCAACGAGGCGCACCGGCTGGAAGTCGAACGCGACCGCCTGCAGGTGGAGAAGCGCGCGCAGGCCACGCCCTTGCGCGTCGAGCAACTGGCGCGCAACCAGCTCAAGATGCAGACCGCCACACCGGCGATCACCCAGTACATCGGCTATCCGAACCAGCCACAGACGCCGGCGGCTGCAGCCATCGTCACGCCGGCCGCGCCGCGCGGGGGGGCTCGATGAGCCGCAGCGTGCTCTACACCTCCAGCCCGCTGCTGGCGAGCAAGACGCCGGTATGGCGCAGCAAGTTCATCGTGGCCGCGATCGCGCTGGGCTTTGTCGGCCTGGCCGCACGGGCTGCGTTCGTGCAGGTGATCGACAACGACTTCTTCCAGCGCCAGGGTGAGGTGCGCTTTGCCCGCACGCTGGAGCTGCCGGCCAACCGTGGCCGCATCCTGGACCGCAACGGACTGCTGCTGGCCTCCAGCGTGATTGCACCCAGCATCTGGGCCATCCCCGAGGACGTGGAGCGGCAGGACCCGGCGGTGCAGGGCAAGCTGCGCCAGTTGGCCAAGCTGCTGGGCATGACGCCCGCCGCGCTCGACAAGAAACTGGCCGACGAGGACAAGACCTTTGTCTGGATCCAGCGCCAGGTGGACGAGCCCATTGCCAAGCAGATCGCCGCGCTCGACATCAAGGGCATCTACCAGCGCAAGGAATACAAGCGCCAGTACCCCGAGGGCGAGGCGGCGGCGCACGTGGTGGGCTTCACCAACGTGGAAGACCACGGCCAGGAAGGCATAGAGCTGGCCTTTAACCAGCAGCTCGCGGGCAAGGCCGGTTCGCGCCGCGTTCTCAAGGACCGGCTCGGCCGCGCCGTCGAGGCCGTAGGCGAAACCGTGCCGCCGCTGGATGGCAAGGACATCCAGCTCTCCATCGACAGCAAGGTGCAGTTCTTTGCCTACCAGAAGCTGCGCGACGCGGTGGCGGTGAACAAGGCCAAGGCCGGCAGCGTGGTGGTCCTCGATACCGTCACCGGCGAAATACTGGCGCTGGCCAACTACCCCAGCTACGTGCCCGACAAGCGGCAGAACCTGACTGGCGAGCAACTGCGCAATCGCGCGCTTACCGACACCTTCGAGCCCGGCTCCACCATGAAGCCGATCACCATCGGCGCGGCGCTGGAGCTGGGGCGCGTCAAGCCCAGCACCATCATCGATACCTCGCCTGGGCGCTATACCGTCACCGGCTCGACCATCACCGACACCCACAACTACGGTGCGCTGACGGTAGAAGGTGTGATCCAGAAGTCGAGCAACGTCGGCGCTACCAAGGTGTCGCAGAAGTTGTCGGCGCACGAGATGTGGGACTTCTTCAGCGCCGTGGGCTTTGGCCAGAAGCCGCAACTGCAGTTCCCCGGTGCCGTGACCGGCCGGCTGCGCCCGTGGAAGAGCTGGCGCCCGATCGAGCAGGCCACCATGTCCTATGGCTACGGCCTGTCGGCCTCGCTGTTCCAGATGGCGCGCTCCTATACGGCTTTTGCGCATGACGGCCAGATCATCCCGGCCACCATCCTCAAGAACTCCGAGCCTGCCGTTGGCACCCGTGTGTTCTCGGCCGACAACGCTGCCGAAGTGCGGCACATGCTGTGGCTGGCCGCCGGGCCGGGCGGCACCGGCCAGAAGGCGCAGACGCTGGGTTACTCGGTAGGTGGCAAGTCCGGCACGGCGCGCAAGCAGGCCGGCAAGGGCTATGCGGTGGGCAAGTACCGCGCCTGGTTCACCGGCATGGCGCCCATCGAGAAGCCGCGCATCATCGTCGCGGTGATGATCGACGAACCCACCGCGGGCTCCTACTACGGCGGCACGGTGGCTGGCCCGGTGTTCAGCGAAGTGGTGCAGCAGACCTTGCGCATGATGGGCGTGCAGCCCGACATGGCGGTCAAGCCGCAGATCGTCTCCACCGAGGTGGAGGAGTCGTTCTGATGGCGCTGCAAAGCTTCACCGCCGTGGCCGACGCCGTGCAATGGCTGCGCGCACGCGTGCCGGGCACGCTGCATACCGACAGCCGCCAGATCGGCCCGGGCGATGGCTTCATCGCCTGGCCGGGCGCTGCCACCGACGGCCGCAGCCATGTGGCCTCGGCCCTGGCGCGTGGCGCCGCGGCCTGCCTGGTCGAGCAGGACGGTGTCGATGCTTTTGATTTTGGCGATGCCAAGGTCGCCGCCTTTGCCGGTCTCAAGGCTGCCACCGGCCTGATCGCGGCGGAATGGTTCGGGCGGCCCTCGGACACGCTCGATGTGCTGGCCGTGACCGGTACCAACGGCAAGAGCACCACGGCCTGGTGGCTGGCGCAGGCGCTATCAAAAGTGAAGCATAAAGCCGGTGTCCCCTGTGGGTTTGTGGGCACTTTGGGCGTTGGAGTCCCGCCAAACGTGGTGGCCACCGGCCTGACTACGCCAGACCCGGTGCTGCTGCAGCACCAGTTCCGCCGCTTCGTGGACGACGGGCTGGTCGCCTGCGCCATCGAGGCGTCTTCCATCGGCATTGCCGAGCGGCGGCTGGACGGCACGCGCATCCGCGTGGCGGCCTTCACCAACTTCACGCAGGACCACCTCGACTACCACGGCAGCATGGCGGCCTACTGGCAGGCCAAGGCCGAGCTGTTCGACTGGCAGGGCCTGCAGGCGGCCGTGGTGAATGTCGACGACGCC
It encodes:
- the mraZ gene encoding division/cell wall cluster transcriptional repressor MraZ codes for the protein MFQGASSLSLDAKGRLSVPTRHRDVLSATAAGQLTITKHPHGCLMVFPRPEWEKFRERIAQLPMSAQWWKRIFLGNAMDVDMDGTGRVLVSPELRTAAGIQKDAILLGMGNHFELWDKATYDAQEAEAMQGQMPEVFQDFSF
- the rsmH gene encoding 16S rRNA (cytosine(1402)-N(4))-methyltransferase RsmH; translation: MENLNHTTVLLSEAVDALVVDAAGCYVDATFGRGGHSRRILSQLAPEGQLIAFDKDPDAIAEAGRIDDARFSIRHRGFRHLGELAPASVAGVLLDIGVSSPQIDNPARGFSFRFDGPLDMRMDPTRGESVAEWLATAEVQQIAEVIRDYGEERFAGPIAKAIVARRQERGPVSTTTELAELVAGTVKTREPGQNPATRTFQALRIFINAELEELQQALEASLTVLRPGGRLVVISFHSLEDRIVKTFIAKHSKDVYDRRAPFAAPQPMRLRALDRIKPSAAEVAANPRSRSAILRVAERTEVPA
- the ftsL gene encoding cell division protein FtsL, with amino-acid sequence MTRLSVMLLMGVLASALYLVHVQYESRRLFTELERARNEAHRLEVERDRLQVEKRAQATPLRVEQLARNQLKMQTATPAITQYIGYPNQPQTPAAAAIVTPAAPRGGAR
- a CDS encoding penicillin-binding protein 2, yielding MSRSVLYTSSPLLASKTPVWRSKFIVAAIALGFVGLAARAAFVQVIDNDFFQRQGEVRFARTLELPANRGRILDRNGLLLASSVIAPSIWAIPEDVERQDPAVQGKLRQLAKLLGMTPAALDKKLADEDKTFVWIQRQVDEPIAKQIAALDIKGIYQRKEYKRQYPEGEAAAHVVGFTNVEDHGQEGIELAFNQQLAGKAGSRRVLKDRLGRAVEAVGETVPPLDGKDIQLSIDSKVQFFAYQKLRDAVAVNKAKAGSVVVLDTVTGEILALANYPSYVPDKRQNLTGEQLRNRALTDTFEPGSTMKPITIGAALELGRVKPSTIIDTSPGRYTVTGSTITDTHNYGALTVEGVIQKSSNVGATKVSQKLSAHEMWDFFSAVGFGQKPQLQFPGAVTGRLRPWKSWRPIEQATMSYGYGLSASLFQMARSYTAFAHDGQIIPATILKNSEPAVGTRVFSADNAAEVRHMLWLAAGPGGTGQKAQTLGYSVGGKSGTARKQAGKGYAVGKYRAWFTGMAPIEKPRIIVAVMIDEPTAGSYYGGTVAGPVFSEVVQQTLRMMGVQPDMAVKPQIVSTEVEESF